A single window of Leptospira koniambonensis DNA harbors:
- a CDS encoding LIC11113 family protein — MQNIFHLRTKRLLLSFVSLGVLLFFSVFIPDSGSFAEEPPPQKANSRIGDFAEKEFQEGWRKYSKEKDARPLKEWFKQHGTVHIGECKFKTLPESEEIQYLSLDCPGKKLNGFVYSGEERLRSPERIDSFRVKGPVKLGKSVYWELEFSAENLKAASSKPMPGDKSNPETKLVDKASTVNFGLQYFLSIAKHPIDRPTPKGKEIFFDSSCPLLYLGKDADFYWDKSLYYSFQASCLPDSPYSWIRIKADLSGNVLVDNQPTEELQEGARYLAKLKLESVEKDKIVWSDAELFHE; from the coding sequence ATGCAGAATATTTTCCATTTAAGAACGAAAAGACTCCTTCTTTCTTTTGTGAGCCTGGGAGTTTTATTGTTTTTTTCCGTTTTTATTCCGGATTCTGGAAGTTTCGCAGAAGAACCACCTCCTCAAAAAGCAAATTCCAGGATTGGAGACTTTGCTGAGAAAGAATTTCAGGAAGGTTGGAGAAAATACAGCAAAGAGAAAGACGCAAGACCTCTGAAAGAATGGTTCAAACAACATGGGACAGTTCATATTGGTGAGTGTAAGTTCAAAACTCTTCCTGAATCTGAGGAAATTCAGTATCTATCTTTGGATTGTCCCGGTAAAAAACTAAACGGTTTCGTTTATTCAGGAGAAGAAAGATTACGTTCTCCAGAAAGAATAGATTCTTTTAGAGTGAAAGGCCCTGTTAAGTTAGGAAAATCTGTTTATTGGGAGCTGGAATTTTCTGCAGAAAATTTAAAAGCCGCGAGTTCCAAACCTATGCCCGGTGATAAATCCAATCCGGAAACGAAACTTGTAGACAAAGCCTCCACTGTGAATTTTGGTCTGCAATATTTCTTAAGTATCGCAAAACATCCAATTGATCGCCCCACTCCTAAGGGAAAAGAGATCTTTTTTGATTCTTCCTGCCCTCTTCTCTACTTAGGAAAAGATGCGGATTTTTATTGGGATAAGTCTTTGTATTATTCTTTCCAGGCAAGTTGTTTACCGGATTCTCCTTATTCCTGGATCAGGATCAAAGCAGATCTGAGTGGAAATGTTTTAGTGGATAACCAACCAACTGAGGAGCTCCAAGAAGGAGCCCGTTACCTGGCAAAATTGAAATTAGAATCAGTAGAAAAGGATAAAATTGTATGGTCCGACGCGGAGTTGTTTCATGAATAA
- a CDS encoding thiol-disulfide oxidoreductase DCC family protein, translating into MSEFTDPIVLFDGVCNLCNGAVNVLLDLDKRKKLKFASLQSEYAQNLIQSNALEEKIRGIDSILFWDGKEIHTKSNAIIEICGKLGGFWKILLITYIIPRPIRNLFYDLIAKNRYRLFGKRESCRMPSPELKERILG; encoded by the coding sequence TTGTCAGAATTTACGGATCCGATCGTGCTATTTGATGGAGTTTGCAATTTATGCAATGGCGCTGTGAATGTACTTTTGGATCTGGACAAACGAAAAAAGCTAAAATTTGCAAGCCTTCAATCTGAATATGCCCAAAACCTAATCCAATCGAATGCCTTAGAAGAGAAAATCCGAGGCATAGACAGTATCCTTTTCTGGGATGGGAAAGAAATTCATACCAAATCCAATGCAATCATTGAAATCTGCGGTAAACTCGGAGGATTTTGGAAAATTCTTCTGATTACATATATCATCCCAAGGCCCATCCGGAATTTGTTCTATGATCTAATCGCAAAAAACAGATACAGACTCTTTGGAAAAAGAGAATCCTGCAGAATGCCTAGTCCTGAATTGAAAGAGAGAATCCTCGGATAA
- a CDS encoding PDZ domain-containing protein, producing MRSYKLVFLLVFCLGFLENLEAKADSEFSLLVHFRKYSHHNPFQKGTPYQKKVPAIRLDERTALALLKPGEVPLFAEIHPEESAGRKAYFQKVDLDTGLGIVLLPENLGRSKKASPIALLEEGVRTERTCSSFFTNFEWGSLEFSKSILPLSKLSRKENQDGTRSFLFSGKKVCGFTDGTWNAGADLLRRFYQSRFSSTSPFPHPGFSAEGSLTPAEEDYYFPKGSLGAVVSEVLPGVGPMHNLFPGDAVLSVNGTPVASKQKQVLYDILLSKGGSYLNSGEWVTLSLYRDGRKREIRYQLKPYNEDSFLIPESSDKIAPKYIIAGGLLFTELTHTYLKEYGEKYKSSSDRKLVYLAESYSKKLHPERSRIVLLSRAFPDEKNRAYQEFQDLILESVNDKVVDSVEGLKAAISENKDEFLIFRFSGNKLAVFDKSELKSLDERIKSLYSLDSLDNIR from the coding sequence ATGAGATCCTATAAATTAGTATTCCTTCTTGTTTTTTGTTTAGGGTTTTTAGAAAATTTAGAAGCTAAAGCAGATTCAGAATTTTCTCTTCTGGTCCATTTTAGAAAGTATTCTCATCATAATCCTTTCCAAAAAGGAACTCCGTATCAGAAAAAAGTTCCTGCAATCCGTCTGGATGAAAGAACCGCACTTGCACTTTTAAAACCAGGAGAAGTTCCTCTATTTGCGGAAATCCATCCGGAAGAATCCGCGGGAAGAAAAGCATATTTCCAAAAAGTAGATCTGGATACTGGGCTTGGTATTGTACTTCTTCCTGAAAACTTAGGAAGATCTAAAAAGGCCTCCCCTATCGCTCTTTTAGAAGAAGGTGTAAGGACTGAAAGGACATGCTCCTCCTTCTTCACAAATTTTGAATGGGGAAGTTTAGAATTTTCTAAATCGATTTTGCCTCTTTCTAAACTTTCTAGAAAAGAAAATCAAGACGGGACCAGGAGTTTTCTATTTTCAGGAAAGAAAGTTTGCGGGTTTACAGACGGAACTTGGAATGCAGGCGCAGACCTTCTCCGTAGATTTTATCAAAGTAGATTTTCTTCTACTTCTCCATTTCCTCATCCAGGTTTTTCTGCGGAAGGTTCCTTAACTCCTGCAGAAGAAGATTATTATTTTCCGAAAGGCAGCCTTGGTGCGGTTGTTTCAGAAGTCCTACCTGGAGTTGGTCCAATGCATAATCTATTTCCAGGTGATGCAGTTCTTTCCGTGAATGGGACTCCGGTTGCTTCTAAACAAAAACAAGTATTGTATGATATCCTACTCAGCAAAGGTGGATCTTATCTAAATTCTGGAGAATGGGTCACTCTATCATTATACCGTGATGGTAGAAAAAGAGAAATACGTTATCAGCTAAAACCGTATAACGAGGATTCTTTTTTGATCCCTGAAAGTTCGGACAAGATCGCTCCTAAATATATAATCGCAGGTGGATTACTTTTTACCGAACTTACTCATACTTATCTAAAAGAATATGGAGAAAAATACAAATCTTCCAGCGATAGAAAGTTAGTATACTTAGCAGAAAGTTATTCTAAAAAACTTCATCCTGAAAGAAGTCGTATTGTATTACTTTCCAGAGCATTTCCGGACGAGAAGAACAGGGCCTATCAAGAATTCCAAGACCTAATCCTAGAATCTGTGAATGATAAGGTAGTGGATTCTGTAGAAGGTTTGAAAGCGGCCATTTCTGAGAATAAGGACGAATTTTTGATCTTCCGGTTTTCAGGAAATAAATTGGCAGTTTTTGATAAGTCAGAGTTAAAAAGTTTGGATGAAAGGATAAAATCCTTATATTCTCTTGATTCTCTAGACAATATCCGCTGA
- a CDS encoding phosphatase PAP2 family protein → MRLKPKLYRIVFMTDSFLWKEILFSNSPLEALHISALKPVLDPLTIVFHHLGSSLFFMALVSLIYLCMDRKIGLRMTLGLLIAGVVNGACKALLTMPRPIGLPFASELGLMEGSYGFPSGHVQTAVVLYGTLFLHVRIPWVRILTAFLILFMPIARMYAGLHFLGDTLGGFVLGLLVLFGLEFWFSKDPGVLEPSFTGQVPDQKRLKSLVLFILALTVPSILLHDPSQPESTNKSWEQVISSAGALAGFGIGILYNKRAGLDWKPVDSWIVFLIRVAVIILGILIFYLALGKILSSLLGENPVARYFKYGIVCYYIGHLAPILLKRIRGGIYLT, encoded by the coding sequence TTGCGTTTAAAACCGAAACTTTATAGGATCGTTTTTATGACGGATAGTTTCCTTTGGAAAGAGATCTTATTCTCTAACTCGCCTTTAGAGGCTCTTCATATTTCTGCCTTAAAACCAGTGTTGGATCCTCTTACAATTGTGTTCCATCATTTGGGATCTTCTCTCTTTTTTATGGCACTTGTCTCTCTTATCTATCTTTGTATGGATAGAAAGATAGGACTTAGAATGACACTTGGTCTTTTGATCGCTGGTGTTGTGAATGGAGCTTGTAAGGCGCTTCTTACAATGCCAAGACCAATCGGTTTACCATTTGCATCCGAGCTTGGACTCATGGAAGGTTCCTACGGATTTCCATCCGGGCATGTGCAGACTGCAGTGGTGTTATATGGAACTTTATTTTTGCATGTACGAATTCCTTGGGTGAGAATACTCACTGCGTTTTTGATCTTATTCATGCCAATCGCAAGAATGTATGCAGGACTTCACTTTTTGGGTGATACTCTAGGAGGTTTTGTTTTAGGATTACTCGTGTTATTCGGATTGGAGTTCTGGTTTTCAAAAGATCCTGGAGTTTTGGAGCCTAGTTTTACGGGACAAGTGCCAGACCAAAAAAGACTGAAGTCACTTGTACTTTTTATTTTGGCTCTTACTGTACCTAGTATTCTTCTTCATGACCCAAGCCAGCCTGAATCCACAAATAAATCCTGGGAGCAGGTGATCTCTTCTGCGGGAGCTCTTGCAGGTTTCGGGATCGGGATTTTGTACAATAAAAGGGCAGGGTTGGATTGGAAACCAGTCGATTCTTGGATCGTATTTTTGATCAGAGTAGCAGTGATCATTCTTGGGATCCTGATCTTTTATTTGGCTCTCGGAAAAATTCTCTCCTCTCTATTGGGGGAAAATCCGGTTGCCAGATACTTTAAGTATGGGATCGTGTGTTACTATATTGGCCATCTCGCTCCCATTCTTTTAAAAAGAATACGCGGAGGCATTTATCTAACTTAA
- a CDS encoding sulfurtransferase yields the protein MSHWSFLKTDLNEKQDLFIDCRSQAQYQESTLKGAYYFPFVKKAFASDPDSSKKLLGPIEEILALAKKEEKSRILVFDEGMGMFASRLVFLLRCAGFQNAFLIGQRWPVDGAKEKGSKELDIGPSSKVRKLEGVIDKAFLEKNLTRLQIFDTRTPEEYDGKLPRLTAPEPGSLCGRLPGAFLWDWRMLYDANGELVDKTFFNKKLRGFPFMPERTTVIYDYNGARSSLLAMMLKEVGYNDVNVYVGSWFEWRKSNLPKQAANIYGQTGAGASAPRVGGVDRKS from the coding sequence TTGTCTCACTGGAGTTTTCTTAAAACCGACCTGAACGAAAAACAGGACTTATTCATCGATTGTCGCTCCCAAGCGCAATATCAGGAATCCACCTTAAAGGGTGCGTATTATTTTCCATTTGTCAAAAAGGCTTTTGCTTCTGATCCGGACTCTTCTAAAAAATTATTGGGCCCGATAGAAGAGATACTAGCTCTCGCTAAAAAAGAAGAGAAGTCTAGAATTTTGGTTTTTGACGAAGGAATGGGGATGTTTGCATCCAGACTTGTTTTCCTTTTGAGATGCGCAGGTTTTCAAAATGCGTTTTTGATAGGGCAACGTTGGCCTGTAGATGGAGCCAAAGAAAAAGGTTCTAAAGAATTAGATATAGGTCCTTCTTCCAAAGTCCGCAAACTGGAAGGAGTGATAGATAAAGCATTCTTAGAGAAGAACTTAACTAGGCTCCAAATTTTCGATACTCGCACACCAGAAGAATATGATGGAAAACTTCCACGTTTGACTGCACCTGAACCAGGAAGTCTTTGCGGAAGATTGCCAGGAGCATTCCTTTGGGATTGGAGAATGTTGTATGACGCGAACGGAGAGCTCGTAGACAAAACCTTCTTCAATAAAAAGTTAAGAGGTTTTCCTTTCATGCCGGAAAGGACCACTGTTATCTATGATTATAACGGAGCAAGATCGTCATTGCTTGCAATGATGCTCAAAGAAGTTGGATACAACGACGTGAATGTTTATGTTGGCTCTTGGTTTGAGTGGAGAAAATCCAATCTACCTAAACAAGCAGCGAATATTTACGGACAGACTGGGGCAGGAGCTTCTGCACCAAGAGTCGGTGGCGTAGACAGAAAAAGTTAA
- a CDS encoding S1C family serine protease, whose translation MNKFWILRAGIILIFSFPIFSQTNGNSDLKTLLNGVVIVRSDIYPDASDPLEFGDQDLSRDVGSGFIIAGNRILTNAHVISESKYLKVKRFNSSKYYNAKVEFIGFDCDLALISVEDEEFFSSVEPLEIAEESPSLGSNLLMLGYPEGAENLTLENGLVNRVERLRYSFTGLDYRKVIRVGANILPGYSGGPAIQNGKVAGIIFEVSQIQGNTAYLIPPEVVQHFLKDIQDGQYDGFPFVGFTFQNGNSESVKKYLGVPQNLQGVLVNKVYPNSSFSDVLQTDDFLYKVDEAYLNNEGGLLEFTGRTIVDLIEPGFVGQKLTLYFYRNGKNFKIQAELKKTDSLELYRDRQIRSFLGAGLLFQPVNRALFGKESQRVETALRYHYSYFIQDDLFKFTERDLILTTLFPDPLNSKYLNYRFKILESINGKTPANIAEFKEYWKKFSNGTLVLKFRGVGLPLVLDAKTVRTIDLRVRKRFDIKSDESKEGK comes from the coding sequence ATGAATAAATTTTGGATACTTCGCGCAGGGATCATCTTAATCTTCAGTTTTCCCATTTTTTCTCAAACGAATGGGAACTCAGATCTTAAAACTTTATTAAACGGTGTTGTAATCGTCAGAAGTGATATTTATCCAGATGCAAGTGATCCTTTGGAATTTGGGGATCAGGACCTTTCCCGCGATGTAGGTTCAGGCTTTATCATTGCAGGAAATAGAATATTAACAAATGCTCATGTGATCTCTGAATCTAAGTATCTCAAGGTAAAACGTTTTAATAGCAGCAAATATTATAATGCAAAAGTAGAATTTATAGGTTTCGACTGTGATTTGGCTTTGATCTCTGTAGAAGACGAAGAATTCTTTTCTTCTGTAGAACCTTTGGAAATTGCAGAAGAATCCCCTTCTTTAGGAAGTAATCTTTTGATGCTTGGTTATCCAGAAGGTGCAGAAAATCTCACTTTGGAAAATGGACTAGTCAATCGTGTAGAAAGACTCAGATATTCTTTTACTGGTTTAGATTATAGAAAAGTAATCCGTGTAGGTGCCAATATTCTTCCAGGATATTCAGGCGGTCCCGCTATCCAAAATGGAAAAGTAGCTGGGATTATTTTCGAAGTCAGCCAAATCCAAGGGAATACAGCATATCTTATCCCTCCTGAAGTGGTTCAACATTTCTTAAAAGATATACAAGACGGACAATACGATGGATTTCCATTCGTTGGTTTTACTTTCCAAAACGGGAATTCTGAGTCTGTGAAAAAGTATTTGGGAGTTCCTCAGAATTTGCAAGGAGTGCTTGTAAATAAGGTATATCCGAATTCTTCTTTTTCAGATGTTTTGCAGACAGACGACTTTTTGTATAAAGTAGATGAGGCTTATCTGAATAATGAAGGTGGTCTTTTAGAATTTACCGGAAGAACGATTGTAGATCTGATTGAGCCTGGTTTTGTAGGACAAAAACTGACCCTGTATTTTTATAGAAATGGAAAAAACTTTAAGATACAAGCAGAACTAAAAAAGACAGATTCTCTAGAATTGTATAGAGATCGTCAGATCAGAAGTTTTTTAGGAGCAGGACTTTTATTCCAGCCGGTAAATCGTGCATTATTTGGCAAAGAAAGCCAAAGAGTGGAAACTGCTCTTAGATACCATTATAGTTATTTTATACAAGACGATCTTTTCAAATTTACAGAAAGAGATTTGATCTTAACCACTCTTTTCCCTGATCCTCTTAACTCTAAATACCTAAATTATCGTTTTAAAATATTAGAATCCATTAATGGAAAAACTCCTGCGAATATCGCAGAATTTAAGGAATATTGGAAAAAATTCTCCAATGGGACCTTAGTTTTAAAATTCAGGGGAGTTGGACTTCCTTTGGTTTTAGATGCCAAAACTGTTAGAACAATAGACTTAAGGGTCAGAAAAAGATTCGATATCAAGTCTGACGAATCCAAGGAGGGAAAATGA
- a CDS encoding ATP-binding response regulator, with amino-acid sequence MKILFVDDEEVIRDLFQEIFGSEYELVLAGTAEQGLTLAESETFDLIITDIRLPRMNGIEFITKLREKGVETPFIVITGNQDIQISINALRLGAVDFFLKPFRMEAIRYSLLRFKNLFYAGKDLVDKRMFQVRESRQKFALLPRLGNLNQYVHLILRSLAHLPNLHNEDQLSLKVALYELIGNAIEHGCARITYHQKQELMFQENDYFSYVDKICESKEEWIRVEVDYDDTRVTVILEDGGEGFDPARVPDPVQDPNASQLSGRGIFLVRMNVDSLSYNDKGNQVTFVKKLQKAEVKQT; translated from the coding sequence ATGAAAATCCTTTTCGTTGATGACGAAGAAGTTATCCGAGATCTGTTCCAAGAAATTTTCGGCAGCGAATACGAGCTTGTTCTAGCCGGAACCGCGGAACAAGGTTTAACCTTAGCAGAGTCAGAAACTTTCGATCTTATCATCACCGATATTCGTCTTCCAAGGATGAACGGTATAGAGTTCATCACTAAATTGAGGGAAAAAGGAGTAGAAACTCCTTTTATAGTTATCACAGGAAATCAAGACATCCAGATCTCCATCAATGCTCTTCGATTAGGAGCAGTGGATTTTTTCCTCAAACCTTTTCGGATGGAGGCGATCCGTTATTCTCTCTTAAGATTTAAGAATTTATTCTATGCCGGCAAAGACCTTGTGGACAAAAGAATGTTCCAGGTCAGGGAATCCAGGCAGAAGTTTGCTCTTCTTCCTAGACTTGGAAATTTAAACCAATATGTTCATTTAATCCTGAGGTCTTTAGCCCATCTTCCCAATCTACATAACGAAGACCAACTCTCCTTAAAAGTTGCATTATACGAACTGATCGGTAACGCAATTGAACATGGTTGTGCTCGTATTACATATCATCAAAAACAAGAGTTGATGTTCCAAGAGAATGATTATTTCTCCTATGTGGACAAAATCTGTGAATCCAAAGAAGAATGGATCCGGGTAGAAGTGGATTATGATGATACAAGAGTGACTGTTATCTTGGAAGACGGAGGAGAAGGTTTCGATCCTGCAAGAGTTCCAGATCCAGTACAAGATCCGAATGCAAGCCAACTTTCAGGCAGAGGTATTTTCTTGGTTCGTATGAATGTGGATTCTCTTTCTTATAATGATAAGGGAAACCAAGTCACATTCGTAAAAAAACTTCAAAAAGCAGAAGTAAAACAAACTTAA
- a CDS encoding alpha-glucosidase, translating to MRFFFIISILFAFLLDCGSRFEKISPFSIPPQEFALGNGVKAVFLPTELSFITSKGRILEFSVQDPFLSSAKGEQIVNYRKATFKIKDKILLECGSQTIESLGLESGALVVQGKLTGKNCETSYSIRFVSSSNSGLDWKVEISNPELNRTFIKFKSDESESIYGLGEQFSHLNLKGKKPFLFSEEQGVGRGDQPITWGAELLEGAGGNEYSTYTPIPFFLTSRNRAFFFENTSYSVFDFEEDSEIAIEFRERGLNVKSWKAASPKEILKQYTSHTGRFPNLPDWAYGTWLGIQGGKSVVLEKIEEAKQAGNPISALWIQDWVGQRKTVFGSQLWWKWFPDETRYPDFKNFVKELNQKNIQVLGYINPMLATEGPLFEEAVKNNYLVKDKEGKDYIVQTAGFPAGLLDLTNPKTRTWIKNIIKQNLIGNGLSGWMADFGEWLPTDAVIFSKESAEIYHNRYPVEWARLNREAIQEAGKEGQIVFFTRAGYSYSNKYSTSFWAGDQMVSWGRHDGIVSSLIGILSGGMSGLSLNHSDIGGYTTIPSPIKDYFRSKELFLRWSELNVFTPVFRTHEGNRPAKNHQPYSDPDTIKEFARYGQIHLALKEYFKFLNKEASESGLPLLRPLYLSYPEDNNTRDLQNQFLLGEDLLVVPVLEKGEDTVKGYLPKGEWEHVWSGKTFTGGTWIETPAPLGSPAIFLKKKGAWYEKLKSALSTFKKN from the coding sequence ATGAGGTTCTTTTTTATTATCAGCATACTATTTGCATTTTTATTGGATTGTGGATCCAGATTTGAAAAAATCTCACCGTTTTCCATTCCTCCTCAAGAATTCGCCCTTGGCAACGGTGTCAAAGCTGTATTCTTACCAACTGAACTATCGTTCATTACTTCGAAGGGTAGGATCTTAGAATTTTCAGTCCAAGATCCATTTCTTTCTTCTGCAAAAGGAGAACAGATCGTAAATTATAGAAAGGCAACATTCAAGATCAAAGATAAGATCTTATTAGAATGTGGATCTCAAACAATTGAAAGTCTTGGATTAGAATCAGGCGCATTAGTCGTCCAAGGAAAACTTACCGGAAAAAATTGTGAGACGTCTTACTCGATCCGATTTGTTTCTTCTTCCAATTCAGGACTCGATTGGAAGGTAGAAATTTCTAACCCAGAATTAAACCGCACGTTCATAAAATTCAAATCAGACGAATCCGAAAGTATTTATGGTTTAGGAGAACAATTTTCTCATCTAAATCTAAAAGGTAAAAAACCATTCTTATTCTCTGAAGAACAAGGAGTAGGAAGGGGAGACCAACCGATTACATGGGGAGCAGAATTATTAGAAGGCGCTGGTGGAAATGAATACAGCACTTACACGCCCATTCCGTTTTTCCTCACGTCTCGAAACAGAGCATTCTTCTTTGAAAATACTTCTTATTCAGTTTTTGATTTTGAAGAAGATTCCGAAATTGCAATAGAATTCAGAGAAAGAGGACTCAATGTCAAATCCTGGAAAGCTGCTAGTCCTAAAGAAATCTTAAAACAATATACATCTCATACTGGAAGATTTCCGAATTTACCTGATTGGGCTTATGGAACCTGGCTCGGCATCCAAGGCGGAAAATCAGTTGTTTTGGAAAAGATAGAAGAAGCAAAACAAGCAGGAAATCCGATCAGCGCGCTTTGGATCCAAGATTGGGTTGGGCAAAGAAAAACAGTATTCGGCTCCCAACTCTGGTGGAAATGGTTTCCGGATGAAACCAGATATCCTGATTTCAAAAACTTCGTAAAAGAATTAAACCAAAAGAATATTCAGGTTTTAGGATATATCAATCCTATGCTTGCTACCGAAGGACCTCTATTCGAAGAAGCGGTCAAAAATAATTATTTAGTAAAAGATAAAGAAGGAAAAGATTATATAGTCCAAACTGCAGGATTTCCCGCAGGACTCTTGGATCTTACAAATCCTAAAACCAGAACTTGGATCAAAAATATCATCAAACAAAATCTGATCGGGAACGGGCTCTCCGGTTGGATGGCAGATTTTGGAGAATGGTTGCCTACGGATGCGGTAATATTCTCTAAAGAATCTGCAGAGATCTATCATAATCGTTATCCTGTAGAATGGGCAAGACTGAATCGAGAAGCCATCCAAGAGGCGGGAAAAGAGGGACAGATCGTATTTTTTACTCGGGCTGGTTATAGTTATTCAAATAAATATTCCACTTCGTTTTGGGCAGGAGACCAGATGGTGAGTTGGGGAAGACATGACGGGATCGTATCTTCTTTAATCGGAATCTTGAGTGGAGGAATGTCAGGACTTAGTTTAAATCATAGCGATATAGGCGGATACACCACGATCCCAAGTCCTATTAAAGATTATTTCAGATCAAAAGAATTATTTCTACGTTGGTCGGAGCTGAATGTATTCACTCCGGTTTTTAGAACTCACGAAGGGAATAGACCTGCTAAAAACCACCAACCATATTCCGATCCAGATACAATAAAAGAATTCGCAAGGTATGGACAGATACATCTTGCATTAAAAGAATATTTCAAATTTCTAAATAAAGAAGCTTCTGAATCAGGACTTCCTTTATTACGTCCACTTTATCTTTCCTATCCGGAAGACAATAATACAAGAGATCTTCAAAACCAATTCTTACTCGGAGAGGATCTACTTGTAGTCCCGGTTTTAGAAAAAGGAGAAGATACTGTAAAAGGGTATCTACCTAAGGGAGAATGGGAACATGTTTGGTCAGGCAAAACTTTTACAGGTGGAACTTGGATAGAAACACCAGCTCCACTCGGATCTCCTGCCATCTTCTTGAAAAAGAAAGGTGCCTGGTACGAAAAATTAAAATCTGCGCTTTCTACTTTCAAAAAGAACTGA
- a CDS encoding oligosaccharide flippase family protein, producing the protein MLRLGSSLQFISESIGKLRTSGFIRSFFSVGFSKVIASLLNFIFMVYSVRILSKNENGIFQYYSGFLPILLAVAEFGLPTALVRFLSPMTEDKRKIGVLLASSLWVKWAALFLLVLVTSIAVYFLKENALAAFLLVFGSFVLSFNSYFESIFVSFGQYHALSIWYPLPNLIRILILYLADQFSDHALGHLDILGIFSVAPVFTIVLFFLLFPRGKLHWAGDKQEVRQQTKELISFNRYAFLASLFAIVSDRMELFFLNKYHSNEAVAAYGVALQPFSGFVILFSVLNSMIYPKLSRLTENKEFTNYLGKSILIAVVFALALGPWVFLGDWVFSALFSGKYPESVPVFHLLYPNYLFQLVFSPLGMALFALGQPRLLAILALVRLIFGLILDNLLIPEYGTMGAAGAFFLGQIPSWFLLSGYFLAYYKPSSKQS; encoded by the coding sequence ATGCTTCGCCTTGGATCCTCCTTACAGTTCATTTCCGAAAGTATCGGAAAATTACGGACCTCCGGATTCATACGTAGCTTTTTTTCGGTAGGGTTTTCCAAGGTAATCGCCTCCCTACTGAATTTTATCTTCATGGTTTATTCCGTTCGGATTTTGAGTAAAAACGAGAACGGGATCTTCCAATACTATTCTGGATTTCTGCCTATACTTTTAGCAGTGGCAGAATTCGGATTGCCCACCGCCTTAGTTCGATTCCTTTCTCCAATGACCGAAGACAAAAGAAAAATTGGAGTGCTTCTTGCATCTTCTCTTTGGGTCAAATGGGCCGCATTATTTCTATTAGTGCTTGTAACAAGTATTGCTGTTTATTTTTTAAAAGAGAATGCACTTGCAGCATTTCTTCTAGTATTTGGTAGCTTCGTTCTTTCTTTTAATTCATATTTCGAAAGTATATTTGTTTCTTTCGGGCAATACCATGCACTTTCGATTTGGTATCCTCTTCCAAACCTGATCCGTATTTTAATCTTATATTTAGCGGATCAATTTTCAGATCATGCACTCGGGCATTTGGATATACTTGGTATCTTCTCTGTAGCACCCGTATTTACAATTGTTCTTTTCTTCCTTTTATTCCCGAGAGGTAAGCTGCATTGGGCGGGTGATAAGCAAGAAGTCAGACAACAAACCAAGGAACTAATCTCATTCAACCGTTATGCGTTTTTAGCCTCTTTATTTGCGATCGTGTCCGATAGAATGGAGTTATTTTTCTTAAACAAATACCATTCTAACGAAGCAGTGGCAGCATATGGGGTGGCATTACAACCTTTCAGCGGATTTGTGATCTTGTTCTCTGTTTTGAATTCAATGATCTATCCTAAACTCTCCAGATTAACGGAAAATAAGGAATTCACTAATTACTTAGGCAAATCTATCTTAATCGCAGTAGTATTTGCGCTGGCATTGGGTCCTTGGGTGTTTTTAGGAGATTGGGTTTTCTCCGCACTATTCTCAGGAAAATATCCTGAATCAGTTCCAGTATTCCACCTATTGTACCCGAATTATCTATTCCAATTAGTATTTTCTCCACTTGGGATGGCATTATTTGCATTAGGCCAACCTAGGTTACTTGCGATACTTGCTCTTGTGCGATTGATATTCGGATTAATTTTAGATAATCTTTTAATCCCTGAATACGGGACCATGGGAGCAGCGGGAGCATTTTTCCTGGGGCAAATCCCTTCTTGGTTTTTGCTCAGCGGTTATTTTTTGGCGTATTACAAACCTTCTTCCAAACAATCTTAG